Within Sorangiineae bacterium MSr11367, the genomic segment CTCGAAGAGCCGTGCATCGAGAAAGTCCGTGCGGCTGCGCGCCCCGATCATCGACGATACGGCGGCCATCTCCGCGGTGCGTGCGAGGCGTGCCGCATCGTGCACGGCGAGCGCCCCCGTTCCCAGGGTTTGCGCGGGCCCATTGATCAGCGCGAAGGCGTCGCGCCCCGCGAGCTCCGGCAGCGCGATGCCGTGAGCCTTCATCGCCTCGGCCCCGGGGACGCGTGCGCCCGAGGCGAGGGCCCAGCCTTCCCCCGCGAGAAGGAGGCCTGCGTGCGCCAGCGCCGCGAGATCGCTGGCCCCCACGGAACCGATTTCCGGCACGTACGGGTAGACGCCGCGCTCGAGCATGGCCATGAGCGCACGCACCACTTCGAGCCGCGCACCGCTTCGGCCCCGCGCGAGAACGTTGGCGCGCACCAGCAGCATCGCGCGCACCGCCTCGAGCGACATGGGCGCCCCCGTGCCCGCCGCGTGCGACAGGAGCAAGTTGCGCTGGAACGCGCGATTGTCCTCGCTCGAAAGCGTCTCGCCGTCGAGCGCGCCCACGCCCGTCGTCAGGCCATAGATCGTCGCACCGCGCGCGACGTGGCCGAGCAGGAGCGCATGCCCTCGCGCGATGGCCTTTTCGGCCGGCGGCGTCAGCTCGGCGTGCGCACCATGGCGTGCCACGCGAACCACGTCGTCGAGGGTGAGGTGCGTTCCGTCGAGGGCGACGGCTTCCTGGGCATACGGCAGCGAGAACGCGGTCACCATGGATGCACCGGCGAGTCCTTGGGTCGGAAGGCGAACCGCGCCGCCACCGCGAGGTACCCAGGAAAGACGAATCCGCCGTTGCTCTCGAGCACGGCGCGTCGCCGCGCGCGGTAGACCGCGGGCAGCTCGTACCAGGGAACCCACGGTGCTTCGTGATGCACCACGTGGAGGTTGTTGTTCAGAAAGAGCAAGCTCCAAAGGCGCCCGGCCTCCACGATGCCGACCCGATGCTCGGGGACCATTGCCGGGCGATGCTCGATGAAGGAACGAAGCAACGTGAGTCCGAGCCCGGGGTAGACGAAGAGCAGCACGTATCGCGCGAGCGACACGTGGCACACGAGTCCGAGCCATGCGAACACCACGCCGAGCCCCACGAGGTGCCATAGCCATGCGCGCATGCGCCGGAGCGGGAACGCTCCACGAAGGAGCAGCCGCACCTCACCCAGCACGAACTGCACGATGACCATGGCGGGGCCGAACGCCAAGCGCCCCACCAAGGTGGAGTTCACGTGCAAAAAAGCGCGCCGCAGCGCGCTCATCTCGGACCATGTTTCTTTGCTGACGTAGAACGACTCTGGATCGTCCAGGGGATCGGTCAGATGCGGCGTGCGGTGATGCGCCTCGTGTTGCTCACGGTAGATGCCATAGGGCAGCCATAGACTGAGCGGCATCGATCCGAACCACGCGTTGACCCTGCGCCACGGGGTCGGGTGTCCGTGAATGGTCTCGTGCTGAAACGAGCCGTGCCACGCCACGAGCAGGCCACCGAGCGGTGCCACCAGCCACCACGGAAGAGTTGCGGCATGGGCGGTCAGGATGAGCCATAGCGCGTGAATGGCGAACGCTACAGCAAATGTTGGAAGCTCAACAAGGTAAGTACGACGCGGAAGCGAAGATGGCGGGACCATGAACACAGAGCATATTCAATGAGATAGACCACCTTGCAACGCGCCAATGCGCACAACGAATCGCAGATCAGCACAACATCACGCGCATCGTTTGGTTTCACCTCACAACGTTTGAAAATCCAACAAAATGGGGTAAACAGAGCATTGCCCGATGCGAAGGCAAGAGACCGTTGAGTTATTCCGCACGCGTTTACTAGAGGTCATCGCGCGCACTGGCCTCACGCGCTCGGCCTTCGCGGAGAAGGTCGGAATGGATCGGTCGACGCTCTCGCAGCTGCTCGCGCCGGACAACGATCGCCTTCCACGCGTGGAGACGTTGGCGAGCATCGCGAGCGCCGAACAGGTGAGCATCGATTGGCTGGTGGGCCTCAGCCAAGGGGGACCGCTTGGCGCGGACATCCTTCGCCAATCGGTGCAGGTGGAGCCGGACGCTCCTTCGCCCGCCGACGAGCGTCTCGCGCGATGGCAGGCGGAGGCCGCGGGTTACAAAATCCGCTACGTGCCGACGACGTTGCCGGATCTGTTGAAGACCGATCGCATCATTGCCTACGAGTACCGGCAGTTCGCCACCGTCGACCCGGATCAGAGCCTCGAGCAAAGCCAGGCGAAGCTCGAGCTTCAGCGGCGCTCGGAGTCGGAGATCGAAGTCTGCAACTCCGTGCAAGCCGTCGAAGGCTTCGCCCGCGGCGAGGGGGTATGGCGCGGCCTCGAGCTCGAGGCGCGCAAGGAGCAACTCGCGCGCATGATCGCGCTGGCCGACGAGCTCTATCCCGCCTTTCGCTGGTTTCTCTACGATTCACGGAATCGCTATTCGGCTCCGCTCACCGTTTTCGGCGCCAAACGTGCCGTTGTCTACGTGGGGCAGATGTATTTCGTGTTCAACAGCCTCGACCACATTCGCCACCTGACGAAGCACTTCGACGACCTGATTCGCGCCGCCATCGTCCAGCCGCCCGCGGTCATCGGCCTCCTCGAGCGCTTGCTCCAAGAGCTCAACGAGACCGGGCGCATCACGTAGTAACGGCCGGATGATTTACATGAAGGCGGGAAGGCGGGAAGGTTTTGTGAGTTTTCAATTGGTCTAACGAGACCCATGAAAACACCAAAAACTCTCTCTGATCTTCCCGTCTTCCCGTCTTCCCGTGAATTCTCTCTCTTAGCTGCGCACGCCGTAGAGGTGTTCCAGGGCGAGTTGGTCGAGGTGCTCGAAGGCGGCGCCGCGCTTGGCGAGGGTCTCGATGTCCGGGGTGAAGTCGCGGACGGTGCGCCAGGTTTCGCCTTGGGCCAAGGTTGGAATCGCGAGTTGGTCCACGCGCGCCTCTTTTAGTGCCGCTTTTACCTCGGGATCCGCGCGGAAGGCGCGCACCTTCTCGCGCAAAATGAGCCAGTTGCGCATGTTGGCGGCGGCCGAGACCCAGACGCCGTCGTCGTCCTCGGTGCGCGGAGGCTTGTAGTCGAAGTGAATCGGCCCGTCGTAGTCGCTCGACTCGATCAGATCGACCACCCAGAATGCACCGCGCGAGTTGCCGGCGCCGAAGCGCAAGTCTTGATCGAAGCGCGGCCCGTGCTGCCCGTTCAAATCGATGTGATAGAGCTTCTTGTGCCAGAGAGCCTGCGCCAGGCCATGGGTGTAATTCATGCCGGCCATTTCCTCGTGGCCCACCTCGGGGTTGAGGCCGACCAACTCCGGATGCGCGAGCTCCTCGATGAAGGCGAGGGCATGCCCGATGGTCGGCAAGAGAATATCGCCGCGCGGCTCGTTGGGCTTCGGCTCGATGGCGAAGCGCAGCTTGTAGCCCTTGTCGAGCACGTACTGCCCGAGGACGTCGAACGCCTCCTTGTAGCGATCCAGCGCCACGCGCATGTCCTTCGCCGCGCCCGTCTCCGCGCCCTCGCGGCCGCCCCAACACACGTAGATCGAGGCGCCGAGCTCCGCGGCGAGGTCCAGGTTGTCCATGACCTTGCGCAAGGCGAAGCGGCGCACGTCGCGGTCGTTCGAGGTGAAGGCGCCGTCCTTGAAAATGGGATGGGAGAACAGGTTCGTCGTGGCCGTGGTCACCACCACGCCCGTCTCGTCGAGGGCTTTGCGGAAGGCCCCGACGCGTCGGTCCCGTTCGGCGGCGGACGCCTCGAAGGGGAAGACGTCATTGTCGTGGAAGTTGACGCCGTAGGCGCCGAGCTCGGCGAGCTTGCGCACCGCGCGATCGGCCGCCATCGGTGCGCGGGTGGCCGGGCCGAACACGTCGACGCCCTGCCAGCCCACCGTCCAGATCCCGAAGGAGAATTTGTCTTCCCGGCGCGGGGTATAGCGATCCTTGCTCATCGATTGTCTCCTCCGTCTTCGTTTGCGTGTGGCGCTTCTTTCCATCCATCGGTGGCATCGCGAAGGTCCGCGTAGCGCGCGCGCACGTGCGGCGTGGGGGCGGCCTCGTACTCGCGTGCGGGGGCGGCGGGCCATTCCGGCGGGTGCGGCGTGGCGGCGAGCGCCCATGCGGCCTGCCGTGCGGCACCCAGCGCGACGTACTCCGCAGGCTCGGGAACGTTGACCTTCATGCCGAAGATCTGCGGGGCCAAACGCCGCACGGCCTCCGATCGCGCGCCGCCGCCGATCATCAGCACGCGCTGCGGGCGCGCGCCTTGTTGCACGAGGTGATCGACGGCGTCCGCCAGGGACGCGAGGAGCGCTTCCACCGCGGCACGGGCTAGATTTTCGCGCGTGGCGTTGCGCGTGGTGAGCCCGCGCAGCACGCCCGTGGCATCGGGCCGATTCGGCGTGCGCTCGCCATCCAAGTACGGAAGGAGGGTCAATCCACCCGCCCCAGGCTGCGCCGCGAGGGCCAGCGTGGACAACTCGTCCAAGGAGCAGCCGAGCAGCTTGGCCGTCGATGTGAGGATGCCCGTCGCATTCAGCGTGCACGCCAGCGGGAGGAAGCGGCCCGTCGCATCGGCGAAGCCGGCCACGAGACCGGAGGCATCGGCCGCGGGGACGTCGCTCACGGCGAAGGCAGTGCCCGAGGTGCCAATCGACACGACCACGTCCCCGGGCGCGAGCCCGAGGCCCAGCGCGGCCCCCATGTTGTCGCCCGTGCCCGGCGCCACGAGGGCGCCCCATTCCGTCTCACCGACGATCTCGTTCGGACCGGCGACGCGCGGAAGCTCCACGGGATGGCCCAGCGCCGCCGCCGCGATTTCC encodes:
- a CDS encoding fatty acid desaturase; the encoded protein is MAPLGGLLVAWHGSFQHETIHGHPTPWRRVNAWFGSMPLSLWLPYGIYREQHEAHHRTPHLTDPLDDPESFYVSKETWSEMSALRRAFLHVNSTLVGRLAFGPAMVIVQFVLGEVRLLLRGAFPLRRMRAWLWHLVGLGVVFAWLGLVCHVSLARYVLLFVYPGLGLTLLRSFIEHRPAMVPEHRVGIVEAGRLWSLLFLNNNLHVVHHEAPWVPWYELPAVYRARRRAVLESNGGFVFPGYLAVAARFAFRPKDSPVHPW
- the xylA gene encoding xylose isomerase gives rise to the protein MSKDRYTPRREDKFSFGIWTVGWQGVDVFGPATRAPMAADRAVRKLAELGAYGVNFHDNDVFPFEASAAERDRRVGAFRKALDETGVVVTTATTNLFSHPIFKDGAFTSNDRDVRRFALRKVMDNLDLAAELGASIYVCWGGREGAETGAAKDMRVALDRYKEAFDVLGQYVLDKGYKLRFAIEPKPNEPRGDILLPTIGHALAFIEELAHPELVGLNPEVGHEEMAGMNYTHGLAQALWHKKLYHIDLNGQHGPRFDQDLRFGAGNSRGAFWVVDLIESSDYDGPIHFDYKPPRTEDDDGVWVSAAANMRNWLILREKVRAFRADPEVKAALKEARVDQLAIPTLAQGETWRTVRDFTPDIETLAKRGAAFEHLDQLALEHLYGVRS
- the xylB gene encoding xylulokinase — encoded protein: MSSEPLVAGIDSSTQSTKVVLCRARDGAVVDQASAPHPNGTECDPRHWQLALEQANGLLRRAAAVAVAAQQHGMVVLDAGGTVIRPAILWNDTRSAPQAAAIVNDLGGPAACASLLGSVLVASMTVTKLRWLAEHEPANAARTATVLLPHDWLTWLLGGRKSPTTDRGDASGTGYWSPAKNAYRPEIAAAALGHPVELPRVAGPNEIVGETEWGALVAPGTGDNMGAALGLGLAPGDVVVSIGTSGTAFAVSDVPAADASGLVAGFADATGRFLPLACTLNATGILTSTAKLLGCSLDELSTLALAAQPGAGGLTLLPYLDGERTPNRPDATGVLRGLTTRNATRENLARAAVEALLASLADAVDHLVQQGARPQRVLMIGGGARSEAVRRLAPQIFGMKVNVPEPAEYVALGAARQAAWALAATPHPPEWPAAPAREYEAAPTPHVRARYADLRDATDGWKEAPHANEDGGDNR